Proteins encoded by one window of Paenibacillus sp. DCT19:
- a CDS encoding S9 family peptidase, translating to MLQVNFRGSTGYGKEFLDAGNKQWGKDMQNDITDGVNWLIEEGTVDADRVAIYGASYGGYAALAGLAFTPDVYAAGISYVGPSNIFTLLDSLPPYWESERNMFYERVGDPEKDKELLTAISPLFHIDQMKAPLFVVQGANDPRVKQAESDQIVEALRERGVDVPYMLKTNEGHGFANVENQLDLYRAIEKFLNRHLMK from the coding sequence GTGCTGCAGGTGAACTTTCGTGGATCTACAGGTTACGGTAAGGAATTCCTGGATGCAGGCAATAAACAGTGGGGCAAAGACATGCAGAACGACATTACAGACGGAGTAAATTGGTTGATTGAAGAAGGAACCGTTGATGCGGACCGAGTAGCGATCTACGGAGCATCTTATGGTGGATATGCTGCCTTGGCTGGTCTGGCGTTCACTCCAGACGTATACGCTGCTGGAATCAGCTATGTTGGACCTTCCAACATCTTCACTTTGCTGGACTCACTGCCACCTTATTGGGAATCAGAGCGCAACATGTTCTATGAGCGTGTAGGTGACCCAGAGAAGGATAAGGAGCTGCTTACGGCGATCTCGCCATTGTTCCATATTGATCAGATGAAGGCGCCTTTGTTCGTCGTTCAAGGAGCGAATGACCCACGTGTTAAACAGGCTGAATCAGACCAGATTGTTGAAGCGCTGCGTGAGCGCGGGGTAGATGTGCCTTATATGTTAAAAACAAATGAAGGTCATGGCTTCGCCAATGTAGAAAACCAGTTGGATCTGTATAGAGCGATTGAGAAATTCCTCAATCGTCATCTGATGAAGTAA
- a CDS encoding S-layer homology domain-containing protein: protein MNSISKKVYALTLSMAMSIALIQPAVQAAEAVKPTATVAETIASKATQTLQQLGYIDGTVESNTPITRAEAAVILQRVLKLDAPASLTGFADVSASDEAAPAIYALKQSGLIQGKAKGYAPDAPLTRAQMASLFTRAFELKDNGIQVVYSDMKQIPAVHVEDAVRIKQHFIIEGSAFNAKQSVTHGEFADALYLALGLDVKSEGLTPLEYFFKQPAQAGFQMSPDGKHLAYLEPWNNRMNIVVKENGQDKSVRVTSESERSIMGFGWATDNKLLYIKDAAGDENYHIYVTDIDGKNNKDLTPYPNTRASLIDPLEGVPDEILVAMNKRDPQIFDVYRININTGEATLAAENPGNITGWLTDHEGKIRVAVSSDGNVSSLMYRDSEDKPFEPLLTTKLGETFAPVMFTYDNKNIYAISNLDRDKSAIVEYSPSTKQVTKTIFENKDVDVNSFVPSKAKGKILAAVYETDKVNYEFFDAEFKKLMEDIKAKVPGKEISLSSISEEGQVLFISYSDKSMGTYYFYDSVTGKLDKLADAAPWIDEDKMSDMKPISYKSRDGLTIHGYLTLPKGVEASQLPLVVVPHGGPWARDSWGITLRSNSSLVEATLCCR from the coding sequence TTGAACTCGATTAGCAAGAAGGTATATGCATTAACGCTGAGCATGGCTATGTCTATTGCTCTGATTCAGCCTGCAGTACAAGCTGCGGAAGCTGTTAAACCTACAGCAACCGTTGCAGAAACAATCGCTTCAAAAGCAACACAAACGTTACAACAACTGGGATACATAGACGGTACAGTAGAATCAAACACGCCGATTACTCGAGCAGAGGCAGCAGTTATTTTACAGCGTGTACTTAAATTGGATGCTCCAGCTTCACTTACTGGTTTTGCGGACGTATCAGCGAGCGATGAGGCAGCACCGGCAATTTATGCGCTGAAGCAAAGCGGGCTGATTCAAGGAAAAGCGAAAGGTTATGCTCCAGATGCACCACTGACACGGGCACAGATGGCCTCGTTGTTTACTCGGGCATTTGAATTAAAAGACAACGGAATTCAAGTTGTATACAGCGATATGAAACAGATTCCGGCGGTTCATGTGGAAGATGCTGTACGGATCAAGCAACATTTTATCATTGAAGGCTCAGCATTTAATGCCAAACAATCTGTAACTCACGGGGAATTTGCTGATGCGCTTTATCTTGCGCTAGGTCTAGATGTGAAGTCTGAGGGTCTTACACCGCTAGAGTACTTCTTCAAACAGCCTGCTCAGGCAGGATTCCAAATGTCCCCAGATGGTAAACATCTGGCTTACTTGGAGCCGTGGAATAACCGTATGAACATCGTGGTCAAAGAGAATGGACAGGACAAGTCTGTTCGGGTGACGAGCGAGTCTGAACGGAGCATCATGGGATTTGGATGGGCAACCGATAATAAGCTGCTCTACATCAAAGATGCTGCAGGAGATGAGAACTACCACATCTATGTAACGGATATTGATGGCAAAAACAATAAGGATCTCACACCATACCCTAACACCAGAGCGAGTTTAATTGATCCGCTCGAAGGTGTGCCGGATGAAATTCTGGTGGCAATGAATAAACGTGATCCTCAGATTTTCGATGTATATCGCATCAATATCAATACTGGTGAGGCCACTCTTGCTGCAGAGAACCCAGGTAATATTACGGGCTGGCTGACAGACCATGAGGGCAAAATCCGTGTGGCTGTATCCAGTGACGGCAATGTCTCTTCATTGATGTATCGTGATTCTGAAGATAAGCCATTTGAGCCGTTGTTAACAACAAAGCTGGGAGAGACTTTTGCTCCAGTTATGTTCACGTACGATAACAAAAATATCTACGCAATCTCTAACTTGGATCGGGACAAATCAGCAATTGTTGAGTATAGCCCTAGCACTAAGCAAGTAACCAAAACGATCTTTGAAAACAAAGACGTAGATGTTAATAGTTTTGTGCCATCCAAAGCCAAAGGTAAAATTCTTGCAGCTGTATACGAAACGGATAAAGTAAACTATGAATTTTTTGATGCTGAATTCAAAAAGCTGATGGAAGACATCAAGGCTAAGGTTCCAGGCAAAGAGATTAGCCTGTCCAGTATCAGTGAAGAAGGCCAGGTATTATTTATTTCCTATAGCGACAAGTCGATGGGCACGTACTACTTCTATGATTCGGTAACAGGCAAGCTGGATAAGCTGGCCGATGCTGCCCCATGGATTGATGAGGACAAAATGTCCGACATGAAACCAATCTCGTACAAATCACGTGATGGATTGACCATCCATGGATATCTGACATTGCCGAAGGGAGTCGAGGCTTCCCAGTTACCATTGGTCGTGGTGCCACATGGTGGACCTTGGGCTCGTGATTCATGGGGTATAACCCTGAGATCCAATTCCTCGCTAGTCGAGGCTACGCTGTGCTGCAGGTGA
- a CDS encoding D-alanyl-D-alanine carboxypeptidase family protein — MMKKWWKRAGMLLALLIIIYLGVKPDMLVGKPGIKAESAVLMDMRTEQILLDFNGSEGTAPAGVSKLMTELLVLDAITNGDIHWEDSVTISLYASSVGGSHLALKQGEQFTVRELFQIVAVYSANDAAVALAEYISGSEQNFVSAMNKRAAAIGLSDTTVFTNSTGLSEKLLGPNRPEAIQGQTVMTAIDACKLAKYLITNYPQILETSSQMQVSIHQRGMYMSNTNWMLSSLGGPYAYDGNDGLKTGYDEDSGYHFVGTTERNGKRLISVVFGSESREGRFVETKKLFNYGFAGSQ, encoded by the coding sequence ATGATGAAAAAGTGGTGGAAACGTGCAGGAATGCTGTTAGCTCTGCTCATTATTATATATTTGGGTGTTAAACCAGACATGTTAGTAGGCAAACCGGGAATCAAAGCGGAGTCTGCTGTGCTGATGGATATGCGAACAGAGCAGATTTTGCTGGACTTTAATGGTTCAGAAGGAACAGCTCCGGCAGGGGTCAGTAAGTTAATGACCGAGTTGCTTGTTCTCGATGCGATCACAAACGGAGATATCCATTGGGAAGATTCTGTTACGATTAGTTTGTATGCAAGCTCGGTTGGCGGAAGTCATCTAGCTTTGAAGCAAGGTGAGCAATTCACGGTGCGTGAGTTGTTTCAGATTGTAGCCGTGTACTCTGCAAATGATGCGGCCGTTGCACTCGCTGAGTATATCAGCGGATCAGAACAAAACTTTGTGTCTGCGATGAATAAGAGAGCTGCGGCCATTGGATTATCAGACACGACCGTATTTACGAATTCAACTGGATTGAGCGAGAAGCTGCTGGGTCCCAACCGTCCTGAAGCGATTCAAGGGCAGACCGTGATGACAGCTATAGATGCATGTAAATTAGCTAAATATCTTATTACCAACTACCCACAGATTTTAGAGACCTCCAGTCAGATGCAGGTGTCCATCCATCAGCGAGGCATGTATATGAGCAATACGAATTGGATGTTGTCCTCCCTAGGTGGCCCATATGCTTATGATGGCAATGATGGATTGAAGACAGGATATGACGAGGATTCAGGGTACCACTTTGTTGGAACAACGGAGCGCAATGGTAAACGATTGATTTCGGTTGTATTTGGTTCCGAAAGCCGGGAAGGACGCTTTGTGGAAACGAAGAAGTTGTTCAACTACGGGTTTGCTGGATCACAGTAA
- a CDS encoding oligopeptide ABC transporter substrate-binding protein, whose protein sequence is MKKGFFSRGIFFTVMLVFVLVLAACSSEKEATPAPTANQGEEKTEEKPANEEGVYSIEDFNNVKTNEGTAIEGGSITYGLVSDTAFEGTLNFNFYSGNPDSKVLGWFDEGLLDWDKDYVYTNDGAATYETSEDGKTFTLTIRDNVNWHDGKPVTAEDLQFAYETIGSKDYDGPRYDSNFTSVVGMDEFHAGTADTISGIKVLSEKQISITYKESTPSLLTGGVWTYPLAKHIFGDMEVAKMSSSKEVRETPIGFGPFKVETITPGESVTYVKNEDYWRGAPKLDKVTLKVINPTTVVQELKSGGVDLVDAFPTDQYKDNADMSNVEFLGTIDRAYTYIGFKLGTWDADNGKVVSNTDAKMGDKNLRKAMWMAVDNDQVGKRFYNGLRWNATTLIPPSHPEFHDSNNPGVAYDPEAAKKLLDEAGYKLDGEFRTNPDGSPLEINFVSMTGGDTAEPLARYYVQSWAAIGLKVNLEMVEFNSFYDRVGNTGKDDPNIDVYQAAWGVGIDVDPSGLYGRDALYNFPRFSSEENDRLLAAGVSAEAFDVDKRKEIYNEWQQYMVDEVPVFPTLYRAVVVPVNKRVMNYAIGDGTGVYLHELAVNADKAVVAE, encoded by the coding sequence ATGAAAAAAGGATTTTTTTCACGGGGTATATTTTTCACAGTGATGTTGGTCTTCGTACTGGTGCTTGCAGCATGTAGCTCAGAGAAAGAAGCAACTCCAGCGCCTACGGCTAATCAAGGGGAAGAGAAGACGGAAGAAAAGCCTGCTAATGAAGAGGGCGTTTACTCCATTGAAGATTTCAACAATGTTAAAACAAATGAAGGCACAGCGATTGAAGGCGGATCAATCACCTATGGTCTCGTTTCCGATACGGCTTTTGAAGGTACATTAAACTTTAACTTCTATTCTGGTAACCCGGACTCCAAAGTTCTGGGATGGTTTGATGAAGGTTTGCTAGATTGGGACAAAGACTATGTATACACTAATGATGGTGCAGCAACATACGAAACATCCGAAGATGGCAAGACGTTCACATTGACGATTCGTGATAACGTAAACTGGCATGATGGCAAGCCTGTAACAGCTGAAGATCTGCAGTTTGCTTATGAAACTATTGGTAGCAAAGACTATGATGGTCCTCGTTACGATTCCAACTTCACAAGTGTAGTAGGTATGGACGAGTTCCATGCAGGTACTGCAGATACAATCTCTGGTATTAAAGTGCTGAGTGAGAAACAAATCAGCATTACGTATAAAGAATCCACACCTTCCCTGTTGACAGGTGGTGTGTGGACTTACCCACTCGCTAAACATATCTTCGGTGATATGGAAGTAGCGAAAATGTCTTCTTCCAAAGAAGTACGTGAAACGCCAATTGGTTTCGGTCCATTTAAAGTTGAAACCATTACTCCAGGTGAGTCAGTAACTTATGTGAAGAACGAAGATTACTGGCGTGGAGCTCCGAAGTTGGATAAAGTAACTTTGAAAGTTATTAACCCAACAACGGTTGTTCAAGAATTGAAATCTGGCGGCGTAGACCTCGTAGATGCGTTCCCGACAGATCAATATAAAGACAATGCGGACATGTCTAACGTAGAATTCCTTGGTACGATCGACCGTGCTTACACGTACATCGGTTTCAAACTGGGTACATGGGATGCTGACAATGGTAAAGTTGTAAGTAATACAGATGCTAAAATGGGCGACAAAAACTTGCGTAAAGCAATGTGGATGGCTGTAGATAATGATCAGGTTGGTAAACGTTTCTATAACGGTTTGCGTTGGAATGCAACAACTCTGATTCCACCATCTCACCCTGAGTTCCACGATTCTAACAACCCAGGTGTTGCTTATGACCCTGAAGCTGCGAAAAAATTGCTAGACGAAGCTGGATACAAATTAGATGGTGAATTCCGTACCAATCCGGACGGTTCCCCACTCGAAATTAACTTCGTATCTATGACAGGTGGCGACACAGCTGAACCACTGGCACGTTACTATGTTCAATCTTGGGCAGCAATCGGTCTGAAAGTAAACCTTGAAATGGTTGAGTTCAACAGCTTCTATGACCGCGTAGGTAACACAGGTAAAGATGATCCTAACATTGATGTATATCAAGCAGCATGGGGCGTTGGTATCGACGTAGATCCTTCTGGATTGTATGGCCGCGACGCACTGTATAACTTCCCTAGATTCTCTAGCGAAGAAAACGACAGATTGCTGGCAGCAGGTGTATCCGCTGAAGCATTCGATGTAGACAAGCGTAAAGAGATTTACAACGAATGGCAGCAGTACATGGTTGATGAAGTTCCTGTATTCCCAACACTGTATCGTGCAGTTGTAGTACCTGTTAACAAACGTGTAATGAACTACGCAATTGGTGACGGTACTGGCGTATACTTGCACGAATTGGCTGTTAATGCAGACAAAGCTGTCGTAGCTGAGTAA
- a CDS encoding ABC transporter permease: MSKANDVVITSQKIDKSPSSLNILWREIVRDKIALISLIFLGVVLLLVYGTALLLDQDEIVKVDLFALYEPPSAQYWLGTDYGGRDVFGQLIIGTRNSLTIAILVTLMTGLLGIVVGILSGYFGGLVDNIFMRIVDFFMVLPFMMIVIAFVTAVPKYNIISFSLIMTAFLWMGIARLIRSKALQERELEYVKASKTLGSSHVKIIFSQVLPNLSSIIIVTMTLNLAANIGLESGLSFLGFGFPESTPSLGTLVSYARNPQTLEFRWWIWLPASLLILVLMLSINNVGQALKRATDARQRRG; the protein is encoded by the coding sequence ATGAGCAAGGCCAATGATGTCGTTATAACTTCACAGAAGATTGATAAAAGCCCCTCCAGCCTGAACATATTGTGGAGGGAAATTGTCCGAGATAAGATTGCATTAATCTCGCTCATATTTTTGGGGGTCGTCTTATTACTGGTATATGGAACAGCACTGCTCTTGGATCAAGATGAAATCGTAAAAGTAGATTTGTTCGCCTTGTATGAGCCGCCTTCTGCGCAATATTGGCTCGGGACTGACTACGGAGGTCGTGATGTATTCGGACAACTAATCATCGGTACACGTAACTCACTAACGATTGCAATCCTGGTTACGCTAATGACAGGGTTATTGGGAATCGTGGTCGGTATCCTATCCGGTTACTTCGGAGGATTAGTTGATAATATATTCATGCGTATTGTTGATTTCTTCATGGTTCTTCCGTTTATGATGATCGTTATCGCGTTTGTTACAGCAGTACCCAAATATAATATTATTTCGTTCTCGCTAATTATGACTGCCTTCCTATGGATGGGGATTGCTAGGCTGATCCGGTCTAAGGCATTGCAGGAGCGTGAACTAGAATATGTAAAAGCGTCAAAAACATTGGGATCATCCCATGTGAAGATTATCTTCTCACAGGTTCTTCCCAATCTAAGTTCGATAATTATCGTAACGATGACGTTGAACCTCGCTGCCAACATTGGCCTCGAATCCGGGTTGTCTTTCCTGGGGTTTGGTTTCCCAGAAAGTACGCCTAGTCTTGGAACACTCGTAAGCTATGCTCGTAATCCGCAAACGTTGGAATTTAGATGGTGGATATGGCTACCTGCGTCACTACTAATCTTAGTATTGATGTTGAGTATAAATAATGTCGGACAAGCTCTGAAGCGTGCGACTGATGCAAGACAAAGAAGAGGTTAA
- the opp4B gene encoding oligopeptide ABC transporter permease produces the protein MWKIIVRRIMIMIPQIFLLSLLVFLMAKAMPGDALTGLLDPSIDPKALDEQRERLGLNNPWYVQYWDWIRNAAQGDFGQSFRFKMPVMDLIGQRIANTFWLAFATLVFTYLIAIPLGIISGRYNDTWSDRLITGYTYLGFAAPLFIFALVMLWIFGFHFGLFPTGGSVAPGLTPGTFEYIASKFYHLLLPALSMALITTVSTVQYLRSEIIDIKHKEFVLTARAKGASESRVYNRHILRNSLLPIAAFFGYEITGLIGGTIFIESIFSYPGMGQLFLTSISLRDFSVVTALVLLFGIATILGSLLSDIILGLVDPRIRIK, from the coding sequence ATGTGGAAAATAATAGTACGAAGAATCATGATTATGATCCCTCAGATCTTTTTGCTTAGTCTTTTGGTCTTCTTGATGGCCAAGGCGATGCCAGGGGATGCACTAACCGGTTTGCTTGATCCAAGCATTGATCCGAAAGCACTGGATGAACAGCGGGAACGACTTGGCCTTAATAATCCATGGTATGTGCAGTATTGGGACTGGATCAGAAATGCCGCACAAGGTGATTTTGGACAATCCTTCCGATTTAAAATGCCAGTTATGGATCTCATTGGTCAACGTATAGCGAATACGTTCTGGCTTGCGTTTGCAACACTTGTATTCACGTATTTAATTGCGATTCCACTAGGTATTATCAGTGGTCGTTATAATGATACATGGTCTGACCGATTAATTACGGGTTATACCTATCTAGGTTTTGCAGCACCATTATTTATTTTTGCACTCGTTATGTTGTGGATTTTTGGTTTCCACTTTGGCTTATTCCCGACGGGAGGTAGCGTAGCACCTGGACTTACACCAGGAACATTCGAGTACATTGCAAGCAAGTTCTATCATTTGTTATTACCGGCATTATCTATGGCATTGATTACTACAGTATCAACTGTTCAGTACTTGCGTAGTGAAATTATTGATATCAAGCATAAAGAATTTGTTCTTACTGCTAGAGCCAAGGGTGCCTCGGAATCACGAGTGTACAACAGACATATTTTGAGAAACTCTCTACTGCCGATCGCCGCATTCTTCGGTTATGAGATTACGGGGCTTATCGGAGGAACGATTTTCATTGAGAGTATATTCAGTTATCCGGGCATGGGGCAGTTGTTCCTGACCTCAATCTCTCTTCGAGATTTCAGTGTTGTAACAGCGCTTGTCCTACTATTTGGTATAGCTACAATTCTAGGATCATTGTTGTCTGACATTATTCTGGGATTGGTAGATCCGCGTATTCGGATTAAGTAA
- a CDS encoding ABC transporter ATP-binding protein, with translation MALLEVEGLKIHFPIRGGLLKREIGSIKAVDDVSFSIEQGQTYGLVGESGSGKTTTGRAIIGLNHVTEGKVMFNGKNLATERRKDRQLQRDVQMIFQDPYSSLNPKKRVIDIIAEPLRNYERLTATEEKKQVRELLEKVGLSPESIYKYPHEFSGGQRQRIGIARAIALKPKLIIADEPVSALDVSVQAQVLNFMQDIQKELNLTYLFISHDLGIIRHMCNQIGIMYKGRYVEQGTTDDIFENPQHIYTKRLIAAIPDMDPSKREEMVAFRKMVKSEYENSYRNFFDEEGLAYSLQSISNTHRVALPQKG, from the coding sequence ATGGCACTACTAGAAGTAGAAGGACTCAAAATACATTTTCCGATTCGTGGTGGCTTGCTCAAGCGCGAGATTGGAAGTATCAAAGCAGTTGATGATGTTAGCTTCTCCATCGAACAAGGACAAACCTATGGACTTGTCGGGGAATCTGGTTCTGGTAAAACGACGACAGGAAGAGCCATTATCGGTCTGAATCACGTAACAGAGGGCAAGGTCATGTTTAATGGCAAAAATCTAGCCACAGAACGTCGTAAAGATCGGCAGCTTCAGCGCGATGTGCAAATGATTTTCCAGGATCCGTACTCTTCCCTTAATCCGAAGAAGCGGGTTATTGATATCATTGCCGAGCCACTCCGTAACTACGAGCGACTGACGGCTACGGAAGAGAAAAAACAAGTAAGAGAATTACTAGAGAAGGTCGGGCTTAGTCCTGAATCCATCTACAAATATCCACATGAATTCTCCGGTGGTCAACGTCAGCGGATCGGAATTGCGCGAGCAATCGCCTTGAAGCCGAAACTGATCATTGCTGATGAGCCTGTATCCGCACTGGACGTATCGGTACAAGCCCAGGTGCTAAACTTCATGCAGGATATTCAAAAGGAATTGAATTTGACCTATCTGTTCATTAGCCATGATCTCGGGATCATAAGGCATATGTGTAATCAGATTGGGATTATGTATAAAGGTCGATATGTGGAGCAGGGAACAACAGATGATATTTTTGAGAACCCACAGCATATCTATACCAAACGTCTTATTGCAGCTATTCCGGATATGGATCCAAGCAAACGGGAGGAAATGGTTGCCTTTCGTAAAATGGTCAAGTCAGAGTACGAGAATTCATATCGAAACTTCTTTGATGAGGAAGGGCTTGCATACTCGCTCCAATCCATTTCTAATACTCACCGAGTAGCTCTACCTCAGAAAGGTTGA
- a CDS encoding ABC transporter ATP-binding protein — translation MNTDLLEVRNLTTSFRIEDDYYAAVDHVNLTVKKNEVLAIVGESGSGKSAFAFSLMGLHNKAKIEGQILYKGQDIANISPNKLNKLRGNEMGMIFQDPLSALNPLMIIGEQIEEILTLHQPKLSSKDKKVKVIDLLNQVGIPRPEHIYKQYPHELSGGMRQRVVIAIAIANKPELLIADEPTTALDVTIQLQILELIRDLKNEINAGIILITHDLGVVAEMADRVAVMYAGEIVEIADIYTLMSNAQHPYTRSLLNSIPTITDTDEKSKLHVIQGIVPSLKNLPRQGCRFKARIPWIDDSAHEENPQMHEIAPGHYVRCTCYQHFHFPDQS, via the coding sequence TTGAATACAGACCTATTGGAAGTCAGAAATCTAACTACATCTTTCAGAATTGAAGATGACTATTACGCAGCAGTTGACCACGTTAACCTTACCGTTAAGAAAAATGAAGTGTTAGCTATCGTAGGAGAATCGGGATCGGGAAAAAGTGCATTTGCCTTCTCACTGATGGGCTTGCACAACAAAGCAAAAATTGAAGGTCAAATTTTGTATAAAGGACAGGATATAGCTAATATATCTCCTAACAAATTAAACAAACTTCGTGGTAATGAGATGGGTATGATTTTCCAGGACCCGTTATCAGCACTAAATCCTCTAATGATTATCGGCGAACAGATCGAAGAGATTCTGACGCTGCATCAACCTAAGCTTTCTTCCAAAGATAAGAAAGTGAAAGTTATCGATCTGCTTAACCAAGTCGGAATTCCACGACCTGAACATATTTATAAGCAGTACCCTCACGAACTATCAGGCGGTATGAGACAGAGAGTTGTTATAGCCATTGCGATTGCCAATAAACCTGAACTGTTAATTGCCGATGAGCCAACTACCGCACTGGATGTTACCATTCAACTACAAATCCTAGAACTTATTCGCGATCTGAAGAATGAGATCAATGCAGGCATCATCCTAATCACGCATGACCTCGGTGTAGTAGCTGAAATGGCCGACCGGGTTGCAGTCATGTATGCAGGTGAGATTGTTGAAATTGCAGATATCTATACCTTGATGAGCAATGCTCAACATCCTTATACACGTTCACTATTAAATTCTATTCCTACGATTACAGATACAGACGAGAAGTCGAAGCTGCATGTCATTCAAGGCATCGTTCCTTCACTTAAAAATCTTCCTCGCCAAGGGTGCCGCTTCAAGGCCCGAATTCCATGGATTGATGATTCGGCTCATGAAGAGAACCCACAGATGCATGAAATTGCGCCAGGTCACTATGTAAGATGCACCTGTTACCAGCACTTTCATTTCCCTGATCAAAGCTGA
- a CDS encoding M15 family metallopeptidase — MNKSKRKKQQKRKSSLRFWLIATLLLVVVYIWLQQKDDVYEIWPGSSQEVIPITGLHPLVAESEELLVRKAARRGIEVVITHGYRSIEEQDALFDQGRTGTGNIVTNARGGESYHNYGLAIDFALRTPQGEIVWDMERDDNGNGEPDWMEVVALAKDLGFTWGGDWANFPDYPHLQMDFGLSINELKRGKRPPVMQ; from the coding sequence ATGAACAAATCGAAACGCAAAAAACAGCAAAAACGGAAAAGTAGTTTACGATTTTGGCTTATCGCTACTTTGCTCCTTGTCGTTGTATATATATGGCTTCAGCAAAAAGATGATGTATATGAAATATGGCCGGGGAGCTCGCAAGAAGTTATTCCAATTACAGGCCTACATCCCCTTGTCGCTGAGAGTGAGGAGCTGTTGGTACGAAAAGCAGCCAGGCGTGGCATAGAGGTTGTCATTACTCATGGTTATCGAAGTATAGAGGAACAGGATGCACTGTTTGATCAAGGACGTACAGGTACTGGGAACATTGTCACCAACGCCAGAGGCGGAGAATCTTATCACAATTATGGATTAGCCATTGATTTCGCTCTTCGTACACCTCAAGGAGAGATTGTATGGGATATGGAACGAGACGATAACGGTAATGGTGAGCCTGATTGGATGGAGGTTGTTGCGCTTGCAAAAGACCTGGGATTTACTTGGGGAGGGGATTGGGCTAACTTTCCCGACTACCCTCATTTGCAAATGGATTTTGGCTTAAGCATTAACGAATTAAAGCGGGGCAAACGACCACCGGTTATGCAATAA
- the rpsR gene encoding 30S ribosomal protein S18 — MGFKQREGGDDKRPARRGGRNKRRKVCFFTANKITHIDYKDTDLLRKFISERGKILPRRVTGTSAKYQRALTIAIKRSRQIALLPYTTE; from the coding sequence ATGGGCTTCAAGCAAAGAGAAGGCGGAGACGATAAAAGACCAGCACGTCGTGGCGGTCGTAACAAACGTCGTAAAGTATGCTTCTTCACAGCAAACAAAATTACTCACATCGATTATAAAGATACGGACTTGCTTCGTAAATTTATCAGCGAACGTGGAAAAATTTTGCCACGCCGTGTAACAGGTACTAGCGCTAAATATCAACGTGCTTTGACGATTGCAATCAAACGCTCCCGTCAAATCGCATTATTGCCATACACTACTGAGTAG
- the ssb gene encoding single-stranded DNA-binding protein: protein MLNRVILIGRLTRDPELRYTPAGVAVTQFTLAVDRPFTSQGGEREADFIPVVTWRQLAETCANYLRKGRLAAVEGRIQVRNYENNEGKRVYVTEVIADNVRFLESANRDNNGGGGGQPMREEPSYGGGGRANNNNSRSNNQDPFSDDGKPIDISDDDLPF, encoded by the coding sequence TTGTTGAACCGTGTCATTCTGATCGGCCGGTTAACCCGGGATCCTGAGTTGCGTTATACTCCAGCAGGAGTAGCAGTTACGCAATTTACTTTGGCAGTGGACAGACCGTTTACAAGCCAAGGGGGAGAGCGGGAAGCGGATTTCATTCCGGTCGTAACCTGGAGACAGCTTGCTGAGACTTGTGCAAACTATTTGCGCAAAGGACGCCTAGCTGCAGTCGAAGGACGCATTCAAGTACGGAACTACGAGAATAACGAAGGAAAACGTGTATACGTGACCGAAGTCATTGCCGATAACGTCCGTTTCTTGGAGTCAGCTAACCGTGATAACAACGGTGGCGGCGGTGGGCAACCAATGCGTGAAGAGCCTTCTTACGGAGGCGGCGGGCGCGCGAACAATAATAATTCGCGTAGCAACAATCAGGATCCTTTTTCCGATGACGGAAAACCGATTGATATATCGGATGATGATTTGCCATTTTAA
- the rpsF gene encoding 30S ribosomal protein S6 translates to MRKYEVMYIIRPDVEQEVVQATVDKFQGIISNGGGEVTAHDVMGKRRLAYEIKKFRDGVYVLVHFTAEPAVVTELERLMKISDEVIRYLITNDVKSA, encoded by the coding sequence ATGCGCAAATATGAAGTGATGTACATTATTCGTCCTGACGTTGAGCAAGAAGTTGTTCAAGCTACAGTCGATAAATTCCAAGGCATCATCTCCAACGGCGGTGGTGAAGTTACAGCTCACGACGTTATGGGTAAACGCCGTCTTGCGTATGAGATCAAGAAATTCCGTGATGGTGTTTATGTTTTGGTACACTTCACTGCTGAACCAGCAGTTGTTACTGAACTTGAGCGTCTCATGAAGATTTCTGACGAAGTAATTCGTTATCTCATTACGAACGACGTTAAGTCTGCTTAA